In Neodiprion virginianus isolate iyNeoVirg1 chromosome 6, iyNeoVirg1.1, whole genome shotgun sequence, the genomic window gctgctgcgagCGTTCCCCCTTATGTCTCGACGACGTTGCAACGATCAATGCGCGCGGGTGAAAGCAATTCCCCCTGTACACGCAACGTGTTGTATATCGGCGGGGAGCAAGTGCTTGCGTACAGCGTTTATGCACCGACGCAATCGCCAATTCGCGTCGAAGAATATTCCTCAGAGTCCAAATTGGGATGTTGAAGTTTAGCGCAGTTTATCAACGATCGATTATAATCTAACGGTGATGTATTGATGTTTGGACGAGAAACCGGGTTCTGTACTCGCCGTAGGTACCGAAAATAGATGGACCGTCCGCTAATTCCGAATCAACGTTACAGCGAGAGTATAGATATAAGCTGTTTTGATACACGCCGGATGTTACCATTTCGGGGTGGCTTCCGCCCGGCTAAAATTACTTCCGGTCCATGCGGCTGTCGAACGCCGAAGGTATACAAACTCTGACGCGAAACGCGGGGGATGCTAATTAGGTCTTCACCCTTCCTGAAATTAATATCACAGAGACacttctttttcaaaaaacggACATCAAAATCGCGATATACCCAATGGTTGGATTTATTCTTGGGCGTTGACGGACTTTCAGGGACTAGGGAGGTTTTAAatcagaattttgaaaaattttaataaaatacgcTTACACTTTATTAAATTACATCGGTTGATGGGAAAAACAATATCTGTGTACGCAAGGGGAGTTACGAACATGCGCTTACAACAGGCCATACAGAAGCATAATATGTCGGTTTGGCattaaaaacataaataaaaaagatacaTGTAGGATTTATAAAAACACAGTTAAAAGTGAGTACTGCGTACACTTCAGTCGTGcgaaaccaaaaaaatatcatctgTATTTAAAACTAAGGTTGACGATGAAATCaaacaaagaaacgaacgTCAGGAGttccaaaaagaaaaaattgcaattaaaactatcatttttcttttcgttgcTATTCGTACGATTTTTTAAGCCACTGGATTCAAGATCGTACAGAAAGAAAACGGTCCTCTTATTTTTAACGCACAGTTACCTGCCGAGCACCGCAAATAAAAAGTAAGGCAAAGGGGGAATTTTCGTTCGTTCCTTTGCTTTGTTGAAGCAAGCGACTCATAACGAATTTTGtgcatgaataaataatataatggtaataacgataacgataCTGATCGGAATGGTGGGATTATACTAGAATTAATATTGAACACAACAAATTAAGGGAGATCCACCGTTTTAAGATGCAGAAAATtagaattcaaatatttctgtCCTTTAATGGTGTCGTCGGCTTGTGTGGGGATGCCACGACGGAGGATGGcagattttctttctcttttaaaAGCTGCCGGTTACGCTCCTCGGAGCGCAGCTTCTCGATTGTACGCTGTTGCTGCGCTATTATTCTCTTCGCTGCTTCTACGTCCTAAGACAAAATTTAGCGACAAATTAGTTTAGCCTGAATAACAAGGCCGAGGTCGTGCCATATCAAGTCTTCTTCACCTTTCCTTGAACGATTAAACGTGCCAAACAAGACCGAGTAACAATGGTCATTATTGATTACGATAGATCCAGATGACGGAATAAAACGTACGATACAACGAAAAGTAACACTGCGAATAATATACTAACCTCCTTTAATtgcagtttttctttcttcatttgtATCatatgttgaattttttgctTATGATTATTGTGACCAATAACTGCGGCATATTTGTCTGCAAGGTCCTTGTACTCTGCCTCGATTTTTCGCAAGTTAGATTCGAGCAGCTCCCGATCTTTGAGGAACTTTGAAAGGTCGCTGTAAAACAATCGATACGTCAACGGGTACAAATTTTGCGGTGAACggaattcaaaatttccaatttGTAACATTATTAATAGATGTATTTAAGTATTCCAGATATAGTACTGTCAACTTACGCCGCCGATTTGAACTCCGTTCCAAGCTCCGATTTTGGTTCAGCTTCGACCTTATCTACCTTGTCTTtatccttttctatttttacgGAGTGTTCCTAGAACACGAAGTATAACAATTgataatttcacaaaatacCTTCAATAACAGAGTGATAAATTTTACTGAAATGAGGATTATGTACCTTGCAACTTCTCCTTTCTTGCATCATGTCGAGTTTGTCGGTAAATTCGGCGATGTAGCTCTTTGCCTGAAACATTGGTAATCCATTTGTAAAATATAGACGATAGGTAACGTAAAAAGTAGACTAAATTTGCCTACTGATGATTAAATCAGGCTCTTACCTTGTCGATGACAACTTGCTGCTCCATCAACTGTGCTGTACTTTCTTCATACTTTTTATTCGTCTCCTTGTACAATTTATCCAGCTTATGACAGGTCAGTTCCAGCTGCGCTAACTCAATGCTTTGGCGATCATACTGCTCTTCAACTCTAAGTAACATGTCTCGAGCTTCACCCAGTTTTCCAGTCATTTCTGTCAGTTGCTGCTTCAGCTGCAGAAATGCGAGATGATGCATTcaaatcaaacatttttcaataccaAATACCAATTTAAGTTATTTTGAATTAGTTATTTCAGCCATTTTCAATGTGAGGTTTATCTGATTTCCTTTCAAGTAAACATTTGTTTAGACATACCTCTCTGTTATAGCCATTCGCCTTATCACACTCAGCTTCGAGTCTTGTAATTTCAGCAGCCGCAACGTCGTTCAATTCTTTTATCTTAGCGTCAAATAAGGATTTCATTGTGTCAAACTTTATTACGTTGTTGACAACCAACTGATCTATGTCCTCTTTCTTTCCATCCAACTGTTGGAGTAAGTTTAACAATTGATCGTATGCATGGGTAGAATTGGTGCGCATAGTATTTAGTAAATCTTTATGTTCCCGCAGTCGGATTCTCTCCCATTCTAATTCACTCTGCAGACGCTCGACCTCAGTATCACTCTTGGCCAATCTTTCGCTGATAGCAGAAACAGTCAATTGATTTTCTGCCATGACGAGGTCCAGCCTGGAAAGTGTAaaagttattataatattagaACATTTTTACCACTCATATTTGGTacacggttttttttctcatctgaTAAAATCTTAACCGTCTTCGTCGTGTAACCATCTCAGCTGCTTCATTACGAAGTTGGTCTTTCAAAACTTTTacttcttctctcttttcagCTAATTCAGCTTCTGTCCGGTCAAGTTCGGACTGTAAACTTTGATTGGAACTCTCCTGAACAATAGGAATCAGATAgcgtaatattattttcctgATATGAAGCAGAAGAAACTCAGATTTACCAAAGGGAAATTAGCAACTAAAATTTCACCTTTGTGGCAGAAGAATTTTTGAGTTCCTCAACTTGAATCGATAGCTCCATAGCTTCAGTTTCCTTTTGCGCCAAATTTTCTTGTGCAGTTTGCAGTTTGGATTCCATCAATAACAAAGATCCAGCATACTTTTCAACAGCTTTCCGCACCTCTTCATCAACTGAGTTTTTTGCTTCCTGTATTTTGCTCATTGCCTTTTCCTCAATTACTCTACCCttaaagaagaaaatcaaGAATCACAGGTATTAATAATTTGGGTTATGTTTGGTATTGTTATTCATGTGTCGAGCTAATAGATATGTGCAAATACCTGTTCACGTTCCGTTGCACATTCCTCCTTAAATTCCTCCGATCTCTGTATAAGCCGAGCAATTTCTTCTGCATGACGATGCATCAAGGTTTCAATTTCCTGTGAATGATTCTTTAGAACCTGTGAGTGATGATCTTTGATCTCTTGAAGTTCGCCTTCGGCCTCTTCTAAGCGACTTTTAACCTGtggattattatttttaatggaATAATAAATGAAGTGAATCACTATACTAATACTTCAACATTCGTGGTGGACATCAATCGTGAATATGGAAACAGTCCGATGGACTTCACAATACTCACATCTGAATACAAACACTGTAGTTTTGCCAATTTCTCTTCTGAACATTTCTTAGAAGTAGTTTCAAAATGCAGGTTATCCTGCAATTGTACTATTTCACGTCTTTCACTCTGATACTGATTCAGTAAGTCATCCTTCTCTCGTTGAAAGTCTtctctcaaaatttttatttcagtctCATGGTTAGCGGTAAGGGTTGTGTCCCATTTAACAGACTCTGCAGctagattttcattttcagcttTACATTCATCTAGTTCACATTCAAGCATTGATAATTGTGATTGTAACTGAATAACCAAATGTTGACGTTGCTGCAGTTTGGATTCAAGATCATTTCGAATCTCTGCTAGATTTATCAATTCGGTTTTAAGCTTGCACTCTTCATCTTTCATCTTGCTTATCTCCATCTGaaaatcttcatgaacttTTTGCATTTTAGTCTTCATCTCTATGTCTGCCAGATGACGGTCTTGTGtctgaaaagaaattatcaGTGAACTAAGTGTTGTACTACCACCGATCAACTGGCAAAGTCATAATTGATTTAtaccatttcatctagatcCTTTTTATGCCGAGCCTCGATTTCTATTTGTTTATCTTTGAGTTCCATCAATTGCTTTTCGAGCCTTTGAATGTCGTCCTTCATTTCTTCCATCTGTTTCTCGTACTCCTGTATAGTTCTGTCTTTGTTGATGCATTCGACCTTCAAGTCGGCCAATTCCTTGGTTGGGTCGTATTTGGAGTCGcattttttattagtttttaCAGATGGTGAAGTGAGTACAGACTTTGTCGTGGTTTTCTTCTTTGGTAATTGGGGCTAagaaattcgttgaaaaataatttgttacaATTAGAACACCACCATATTCATGACAATTCAATCATTATCTATCACAATGAACTTACTACTTTGAATGCAGAGGAGCTTGTGAGACTAGCAGACTTGCTTGATGTCGATGTGTTGCAATCGGCACAGCTACTCGATATACTTTTGCTGTCAAGGAATCTATCTGTTTTCTCAATTACTAATCccttaattttgtttttaatcttTGGGTCGTAAGAACCTGGAGGTGGTACGTCATCTGTTATAAATTAGAAGAGATCAATTCGGCCATTAGCTTACAGTTGACTAAATGGAATAAAGACAACAGAAATCTTTGACAGGTTAGCATGTAAGAActagaaaaaatcaaaaagacGCTCGTCGAAATGCCAGTTTAGAAACTGTAACTGCGATTGCGTACTATGCACATCACAACCCAACGAAACAATGTAGCTGATTGGTAGATACGACCATCGAAAATTGCTAATCAAAACCTGCGATGTTTATCTACTGAAATCTGCAACTGctgaatgaatatttatacgtaAACGGTACTCGTGCGCGACATAATCTATTGTGAATTCATGAAATGTCTCACAGTCTCGGTATGAGGGAAAAGAATTTTGTATTTCGGTGTAAAACACTACTCACTAGAAAATTCGTTGAAACGTTGTATTCTTGCTCTTGGGAAGGACATGCCTAAGCTTCTACGATTAACAAAATCTTAAAAATGCGATGTTGTGGCAGATTTT contains:
- the LOC124307146 gene encoding hyaluronan mediated motility receptor-like — protein: MSFPRARIQRFNEFSNDVPPPGSYDPKIKNKIKGLVIEKTDRFLDSKSISSSCADCNTSTSSKSASLTSSSAFKVPQLPKKKTTTKSVLTSPSVKTNKKCDSKYDPTKELADLKVECINKDRTIQEYEKQMEEMKDDIQRLEKQLMELKDKQIEIEARHKKDLDEMTQDRHLADIEMKTKMQKVHEDFQMEISKMKDEECKLKTELINLAEIRNDLESKLQQRQHLVIQLQSQLSMLECELDECKAENENLAAESVKWDTTLTANHETEIKILREDFQREKDDLLNQYQSERREIVQLQDNLHFETTSKKCSEEKLAKLQCLYSDVKSRLEEAEGELQEIKDHHSQVLKNHSQEIETLMHRHAEEIARLIQRSEEFKEECATEREQGRVIEEKAMSKIQEAKNSVDEEVRKAVEKYAGSLLLMESKLQTAQENLAQKETEAMELSIQVEELKNSSATKESSNQSLQSELDRTEAELAEKREEVKVLKDQLRNEAAEMVTRRRRLDLVMAENQLTVSAISERLAKSDTEVERLQSELEWERIRLREHKDLLNTMRTNSTHAYDQLLNLLQQLDGKKEDIDQLVVNNVIKFDTMKSLFDAKIKELNDVAAAEITRLEAECDKANGYNRELKQQLTEMTGKLGEARDMLLRVEEQYDRQSIELAQLELTCHKLDKLYKETNKKYEESTAQLMEQQVVIDKAKSYIAEFTDKLDMMQERRSCKEHSVKIEKDKDKVDKVEAEPKSELGTEFKSAADLSKFLKDRELLESNLRKIEAEYKDLADKYAAVIGHNNHKQKIQHMIQMKKEKLQLKEDVEAAKRIIAQQQRTIEKLRSEERNRQLLKEKENLPSSVVASPHKPTTPLKDRNI